A genomic region of Trichothermofontia sichuanensis B231 contains the following coding sequences:
- a CDS encoding response regulator, producing MLSETTAPKANLPLRVVIVEDDPIMQLGLIQSLSEQPHLEVVGQAEDGYLGVETVLKLEPDVVVMDIGLPRQDGIAATQQIKAKLPNVHVVMLTSHTADTEIYAAFSSGADAYCIKGANVDRLLTAIAAAQEGAVYLDPQIAHMIMGAMKPPTSSSNSALISQLSERELEVLKLMVEGKSNPEIGAILYLSPNTVKTHVRGIMNKLAVDDRVQAAVVALRAGIV from the coding sequence ATGCTTTCTGAAACTACCGCACCTAAGGCCAATCTCCCCCTGCGGGTAGTCATTGTTGAAGATGATCCGATCATGCAGTTGGGGCTGATCCAGTCCCTGTCCGAGCAACCACACCTGGAGGTAGTTGGGCAAGCGGAGGATGGTTATTTGGGGGTAGAAACCGTCCTGAAGTTGGAGCCGGATGTGGTCGTGATGGATATTGGTTTGCCGCGCCAGGATGGGATTGCAGCAACCCAACAGATTAAGGCCAAGCTACCCAATGTTCATGTGGTGATGCTCACTTCCCACACAGCAGATACCGAGATTTACGCCGCTTTTTCTAGCGGGGCCGATGCGTATTGTATCAAGGGTGCGAATGTCGATCGCCTGCTCACGGCAATCGCGGCAGCCCAGGAGGGGGCTGTTTATCTAGACCCTCAAATTGCCCACATGATTATGGGAGCGATGAAGCCACCCACTAGCAGTTCCAATAGTGCCCTGATCAGCCAGTTGTCAGAACGGGAGCTAGAGGTGCTCAAATTGATGGTTGAGGGGAAAAGCAATCCCGAAATCGGGGCCATCCTCTACCTGAGTCCCAATACGGTCAAGACCCATGTCCGGGGTATTATGAACAAACTAGCCGTGGACGATCGTGTCCAGGCTGCGGTAGTTGCTCTACGGGCTGGCATTGTTTAG